Proteins found in one Crassostrea angulata isolate pt1a10 chromosome 3, ASM2561291v2, whole genome shotgun sequence genomic segment:
- the LOC128177751 gene encoding protein FAM184A-like isoform X1 — translation MTMTSEKEKAKKTFDFRMSKKVAELTQVVHMLFTRNHEKEVEIEALKDAYEYEISLVQEDAIEQLKKSEEKRKELEKLLENERKVSRERVKSAIQQEASTKEEQWKEKVKLLEQQLTDEKNESQNLRDLLINAQKDIEKLRQGVAEQLQSKNEEIHRKNQELERLRQKVANLEHTQSESEKHYKEIIRDLEKSNEKLERELAQLQALLEETHRSKMHFESKSQKLETDLKNLRKDFSKKVSEVVASQRSQTTHQLPAQRQYTNYTSRMVKDYNEEVEKLRREVQRYRMELSNRDNNFNRMFTDGQQLMVDPRAGKIAITQQQVLAAGPTQSKSEPVLGNREKSFSYAFVQSLDESVSTEGSRVAKRPTSSRVSSASGRLPALTQEQKTRLTKLMKPRPLPKEMLYGK, via the exons ATGACAATGACGTCGGAAAAGGAAAAGGCGAAAAAGACGTTCGACTTTCGAATGTCGAAAAAGGTGGCAGAATTGACTCAGGTAGTTCATATGTTGTTCACAAGAAACCACGAGAAAGAAGTGGAGATTGAAGCTCTTAAAGACGCGTATGAGTACGAAATATCACTAGTTCAAGAGGATGCAATTGAACAACTGAAGAAAAGTGAGGAAAAACGAAAAGAACTGGAAAAGTTGTTGGAAAATGAACGCAAAGTAAGTCGTGAGCGGGTAAAAAGTGCCATTCAACAGGAAGCATCTACCAAAGAGGAACAATGGAAAGAAAAAGTTAAACTTCTGGAGCAGCAATTAACAGACGAGAAAAACGAAAGCCAAAACCTGAgagatttattaataaatgctCAAAAGGACATTGAAAAACTAAGACAAGGAGTAGCAGAACAACTACAGagtaaaaatgaagaaattcaCCGCAAAAATCAGGAACTGGAAAGACTACGACAGAAAGTGGCCAATCTGGAACACACACAGAGCGAGAGTGAGAAACACTATAAAGAGATCATCCGAGACTTGGAAAAGAGTAACGAGAAGTTAGAACGAGAGTTGGCACAGTTACAGGCTCTGCTAGAGGAAACCCACCGATCAAAAATGCATTTTGAATCCAAGAGTCAAAAGCTTGAAACagatttgaaaaatttgagaAAGGACTTCAGCAAAAAAGTATCTGAGGTGGTCGCTAGTCAACGGTCTCAAACCACTCACCAGCTACCGGCCCAGCGGCAATATACG aattATACGTCGCGTATGGTGAAG gATTACAACGAGGAAGTAGAAAAATTACGACGGGAAGTGCAAAGATATCGAATGGAACTCAGCAACCGAGACAACAACTTCAACCGGATGTTTACCGACGGACAACAGCTGATGGTGGATCCACGAGCAGGGAAAATCGCCATCACTCAACAACAGGTGCTTGCTGCTGGCCCCACCCAATCTAAGTCGGAACCCGTCCTCGGAAACAGGGAGAAATCGTTCTCCTATGCGTTTGTACAATCTCTGGACGAATCCGTAAGCACCGAGGGTTCCCGAGTGGCG AAGCGGCCAACAAGTTCCAGAGTTTCCTCAGCATCAGGGAGACTTCCGGCTCTTACCCAGGAACAGAAAACACGCCTCACCAAACTAATGAAGCCCCGTCCTCTTCCGAAAGAAATGCTTTATGGGAAATAA
- the LOC128177751 gene encoding protein FAM184A-like isoform X4 — translation MTMTSEKEKAKKTFDFRMSKKVAELTQVVHMLFTRNHEKEVEIEALKDAYEYEISLVQEDAIEQLKKSEEKRKELEKLLENERKVSRERVKSAIQQEASTKEEQWKEKVKLLEQQLTDEKNESQNLRDLLINAQKDIEKLRQGVAEQLQSKNEEIHRKNQELERLRQKVANLEHTQSESEKHYKEIIRDLEKSNEKLERELAQLQALLEETHRSKMHFESKSQKLETDLKNLRKDFSKKVSEVVASQRSQTTHQLPAQRQYTNYTSRMVKDYNEEVEKLRREVQRYRMELSNRDNNFNRMFTDGQQLMVDPRAGKIAITQQQVLAAGPTQSKSEPVLGNREKSFSYAFVQSLDESKRPTSSRVSSASGRLPALTQEQKTRLTKLMKPRPLPKEMLYGK, via the exons ATGACAATGACGTCGGAAAAGGAAAAGGCGAAAAAGACGTTCGACTTTCGAATGTCGAAAAAGGTGGCAGAATTGACTCAGGTAGTTCATATGTTGTTCACAAGAAACCACGAGAAAGAAGTGGAGATTGAAGCTCTTAAAGACGCGTATGAGTACGAAATATCACTAGTTCAAGAGGATGCAATTGAACAACTGAAGAAAAGTGAGGAAAAACGAAAAGAACTGGAAAAGTTGTTGGAAAATGAACGCAAAGTAAGTCGTGAGCGGGTAAAAAGTGCCATTCAACAGGAAGCATCTACCAAAGAGGAACAATGGAAAGAAAAAGTTAAACTTCTGGAGCAGCAATTAACAGACGAGAAAAACGAAAGCCAAAACCTGAgagatttattaataaatgctCAAAAGGACATTGAAAAACTAAGACAAGGAGTAGCAGAACAACTACAGagtaaaaatgaagaaattcaCCGCAAAAATCAGGAACTGGAAAGACTACGACAGAAAGTGGCCAATCTGGAACACACACAGAGCGAGAGTGAGAAACACTATAAAGAGATCATCCGAGACTTGGAAAAGAGTAACGAGAAGTTAGAACGAGAGTTGGCACAGTTACAGGCTCTGCTAGAGGAAACCCACCGATCAAAAATGCATTTTGAATCCAAGAGTCAAAAGCTTGAAACagatttgaaaaatttgagaAAGGACTTCAGCAAAAAAGTATCTGAGGTGGTCGCTAGTCAACGGTCTCAAACCACTCACCAGCTACCGGCCCAGCGGCAATATACG aattATACGTCGCGTATGGTGAAG gATTACAACGAGGAAGTAGAAAAATTACGACGGGAAGTGCAAAGATATCGAATGGAACTCAGCAACCGAGACAACAACTTCAACCGGATGTTTACCGACGGACAACAGCTGATGGTGGATCCACGAGCAGGGAAAATCGCCATCACTCAACAACAGGTGCTTGCTGCTGGCCCCACCCAATCTAAGTCGGAACCCGTCCTCGGAAACAGGGAGAAATCGTTCTCCTATGCGTTTGTACAATCTCTGGACGAATCC AAGCGGCCAACAAGTTCCAGAGTTTCCTCAGCATCAGGGAGACTTCCGGCTCTTACCCAGGAACAGAAAACACGCCTCACCAAACTAATGAAGCCCCGTCCTCTTCCGAAAGAAATGCTTTATGGGAAATAA
- the LOC128179102 gene encoding uncharacterized protein LOC128179102, whose amino-acid sequence MTRLFVLLFCFIVTTSSEEWWLSPQNGPTCKINTCREKDATCECSLTIDHKVTMMTKNPPMLVRPYNGSLYLYNDTNYRFPLPDEKMAEVITADGYGSRLVITINERFPGPTIEAHEDQTMIIHVRNLMHTDSTTIHWHGMHQKGTPEFDGVAFISQPPILPGGTFTYRFKAQPHGTNFYHAHIGDQRSMGLYGGLIIYPRYKFYSQPQVGFTVILQDWNHDDEPETLYQRMLNGVYDLKSYTLIEPTSSVDGANFSRFHIHSALINGKGRFYTGHNNIGSSFTHNGAPLETFRVKRSGNSRFRVISAATLYPFRVYVQNHHRLIIRASDGFEILRGVGKNSEDLVVESFIIHPGERMDFTVNFDSDPGTYLLVAESIEDLSKKTPPEYHAAEALILYEGAPLVYPNKPADDQSHCTSGTPCPVFNCPYLFYPKNKNRECLTFDKANSNEYESKFQEIQTADETLFFNFAFPGQPGNTPGSVNGHQFIPPVYPILTDEEKLTTKCSKNDCSEDKICSCTYNVELQSNRVYQFVLTNLGKGKGWSHPVHLHGHYFYVMKMGFGTYNETSGKFLLSSDDIACLGNKSYCNVASWANSNWTTTENNIPGLQLEYPPEKDTIIVPTGGYVIIRFKANNPGAWFFHCHIDLHNTNGMGMVVFESKDKWRYNGVNKTNGPNYSIVTSLILCMVILFLDW is encoded by the exons ATGACGag GTTGTTTGTTCTCCTGTTCTGTTTCATTGTAACAACTTCGTCTGAGGAATGGTGGCTGAGTCCTCAAAATGGACCcacatgcaaaattaatacTTGTAGAGAAAAAGACGCGACATGTGAATGTTCGCTTACAATTGATCATAAAGTTACCATGATGACAAAGAATCCGCCAATGCTAGTTCGACCATACAACGGAAGTCTATATCTGTACAACGATACAAATTATAGATTTCCACTACCTGATGAGAAGATGGCTGAGGTCATAACTGCAGATGGATATGGATCACGTCTTGTCATAACTATTAATGAAAGGTTTCCTGGCCCAACAATTGAAGCACATGAAGATCAGACAATGATCATCCATGTTCGCAATTTAATGCACACAGATTCCACCACAATCCATTGGCATGGCATGCATCAAAAAGGAACTCCAGAGTTTGACGGCGTGGCCTTCATCAGCCAGCCTCCCATCCTCCCTGGTGGAACGTTTACGTACAGATTTAAAGCACAGCCGCACGGTACCAATTTTTACCATGCTCATATCGGAGACCAACGTAGCATGGGTCTCTATGGAGGGCTTATTATTTATCCGAGATACAAGTTTTACTCACAGCCACAGGTTGGATTCACCGTCATCCTTCAAGACTGGAACCATGACGATGAGCCAGAGACATTGTATCAGCGCATGCTAAATGGTGTGTATGATCTTAAAAGCTACACATTGATAGAACCTACATCTTCTGTTGATGGAGCCAATTTTAGCAGATTTCATATCCATTCTGCCTTGATCAATGGTAAAGGGCGCTTTTACACAGGACATAATAATATTGGAAGCAGTTTTACACATAATGGTGCTCCTTTAGAAACGTTTCGAGTAAAAAGGTCTGGTAATTCTAGGTTTCGTGTAATTAGCGCTGCTACATTGTATCCCTTTCGCGTCTACGTTCAAAATCATCATAGATTAATTATTCGAGCATCGGACGGCTTCGAAATTCTTCGAGGCGTAGGGAAAAACAGCGAAGACTTGGTTGTGGAATCCTTCATTATTCATCCCGGTGAAAGGATGGATTTTACAGTTAACTTTGATTCAGATCCTGGAACTTACCTTCTAGTGGCTGAAAGTATTGAAGACCTCTCCAAGAAAACACCTCCTGAGTACCATGCAGCCGAAGCGTTGATTCTGTATGAAGGGGCGCCTTTAGTGTATCCAAATAAACCAGCTGATGATCAGAGTCACTGTACATCTGGAACACCATGCCCAGTATTTAACTGCCCATATCTTTTCTAtcccaaaaataaaaacagagagTGTCTTACATTTGATAAAGCCAATAGTAATGAATATGAGTCAAAATTCCAAGAAATACAAACTGCCGATGAGACACTCTTCTTTAATTTTGCATTTCCGGGACAACCAGGAAACACACCAGGCTCAGTCAACGGACATCAGTTCATTCCTCCTGTATATCCAATATTGACAGATGAAGAAAAACTTACAACCAAATGTTCAAAGAACGATTGTAGCGAAGATAAAATATGTAGCTGTACTTACAATGTCGAATTGCAATCCAACAGAGTATACCAGTTTGTCTTAACTAATCTAGGAAAAGGAAAAGGCTGGTCCCACCCTGTTCATTTACATGGCCATTATTTTTATGTCATGAAAATGGGATTTGGAACCTATAATGAAACATCTGGTAAATTCTTGCTGTCATCTGATGATATTGCATGCCTAGGTAACAAAAGCTACTGCAATGTCGCTAGTTGGGCTAATAGTAATTGGACAACGACTGAAAACAATATCCCTGGTCTCCAATTAGAATATCCGCCTGAAAAAGACACAATTATTGTTCCGACGGGTGGGTATGTTATCATTCGTTTTAAAGCTAACAATCCCGGTGCCTGGTTTTTCCACTGCCACATCGACCTTCACAACACAAATGGAATGGGAATGGTAGTGTTCGAATCGAAAGACAAATGGAGATATAATG GTGTCAACAAAACAAATGGGCCAAACTACAGCATTGTAACGTCTTTGATACTTTGTATGGTGATTTTGTTCCTGGATTGGTAA
- the LOC128177751 gene encoding protein FAM184A-like isoform X3, whose protein sequence is MTMTSEKEKAKKTFDFRMSKKVAELTQVVHMLFTRNHEKEVEIEALKDAYEYEISLVQEDAIEQLKKSEEKRKELEKLLENERKVSRERVKSAIQQEASTKEEQWKEKVKLLEQQLTDEKNESQNLRDLLINAQKDIEKLRQGVAEQLQSKNEEIHRKNQELERLRQKVANLEHTQSESEKHYKEIIRDLEKSNEKLERELAQLQALLEETHRSKMHFESKSQKLETDLKNLRKDFSKKVSEVVASQRSQTTHQLPAQRQYTDYNEEVEKLRREVQRYRMELSNRDNNFNRMFTDGQQLMVDPRAGKIAITQQQVLAAGPTQSKSEPVLGNREKSFSYAFVQSLDESVSTEGSRVAKRPTSSRVSSASGRLPALTQEQKTRLTKLMKPRPLPKEMLYGK, encoded by the exons ATGACAATGACGTCGGAAAAGGAAAAGGCGAAAAAGACGTTCGACTTTCGAATGTCGAAAAAGGTGGCAGAATTGACTCAGGTAGTTCATATGTTGTTCACAAGAAACCACGAGAAAGAAGTGGAGATTGAAGCTCTTAAAGACGCGTATGAGTACGAAATATCACTAGTTCAAGAGGATGCAATTGAACAACTGAAGAAAAGTGAGGAAAAACGAAAAGAACTGGAAAAGTTGTTGGAAAATGAACGCAAAGTAAGTCGTGAGCGGGTAAAAAGTGCCATTCAACAGGAAGCATCTACCAAAGAGGAACAATGGAAAGAAAAAGTTAAACTTCTGGAGCAGCAATTAACAGACGAGAAAAACGAAAGCCAAAACCTGAgagatttattaataaatgctCAAAAGGACATTGAAAAACTAAGACAAGGAGTAGCAGAACAACTACAGagtaaaaatgaagaaattcaCCGCAAAAATCAGGAACTGGAAAGACTACGACAGAAAGTGGCCAATCTGGAACACACACAGAGCGAGAGTGAGAAACACTATAAAGAGATCATCCGAGACTTGGAAAAGAGTAACGAGAAGTTAGAACGAGAGTTGGCACAGTTACAGGCTCTGCTAGAGGAAACCCACCGATCAAAAATGCATTTTGAATCCAAGAGTCAAAAGCTTGAAACagatttgaaaaatttgagaAAGGACTTCAGCAAAAAAGTATCTGAGGTGGTCGCTAGTCAACGGTCTCAAACCACTCACCAGCTACCGGCCCAGCGGCAATATACG gATTACAACGAGGAAGTAGAAAAATTACGACGGGAAGTGCAAAGATATCGAATGGAACTCAGCAACCGAGACAACAACTTCAACCGGATGTTTACCGACGGACAACAGCTGATGGTGGATCCACGAGCAGGGAAAATCGCCATCACTCAACAACAGGTGCTTGCTGCTGGCCCCACCCAATCTAAGTCGGAACCCGTCCTCGGAAACAGGGAGAAATCGTTCTCCTATGCGTTTGTACAATCTCTGGACGAATCCGTAAGCACCGAGGGTTCCCGAGTGGCG AAGCGGCCAACAAGTTCCAGAGTTTCCTCAGCATCAGGGAGACTTCCGGCTCTTACCCAGGAACAGAAAACACGCCTCACCAAACTAATGAAGCCCCGTCCTCTTCCGAAAGAAATGCTTTATGGGAAATAA
- the LOC128177751 gene encoding protein FAM184A-like isoform X5, which translates to MTMTSEKEKAKKTFDFRMSKKVAELTQVVHMLFTRNHEKEVEIEALKDAYEYEISLVQEDAIEQLKKSEEKRKELEKLLENERKVSRERVKSAIQQEASTKEEQWKEKVKLLEQQLTDEKNESQNLRDLLINAQKDIEKLRQGVAEQLQSKNEEIHRKNQELERLRQKVANLEHTQSESEKHYKEIIRDLEKSNEKLERELAQLQALLEETHRSKMHFESKSQKLETDLKNLRKDFSKKVSEVVASQRSQTTHQLPAQRQYTNYTSRMVKDYNEEVEKLRREVQRYRMELSNRDNNFNRMFTDGQQLMVDPRAGKIAITQQQKRPTSSRVSSASGRLPALTQEQKTRLTKLMKPRPLPKEMLYGK; encoded by the exons ATGACAATGACGTCGGAAAAGGAAAAGGCGAAAAAGACGTTCGACTTTCGAATGTCGAAAAAGGTGGCAGAATTGACTCAGGTAGTTCATATGTTGTTCACAAGAAACCACGAGAAAGAAGTGGAGATTGAAGCTCTTAAAGACGCGTATGAGTACGAAATATCACTAGTTCAAGAGGATGCAATTGAACAACTGAAGAAAAGTGAGGAAAAACGAAAAGAACTGGAAAAGTTGTTGGAAAATGAACGCAAAGTAAGTCGTGAGCGGGTAAAAAGTGCCATTCAACAGGAAGCATCTACCAAAGAGGAACAATGGAAAGAAAAAGTTAAACTTCTGGAGCAGCAATTAACAGACGAGAAAAACGAAAGCCAAAACCTGAgagatttattaataaatgctCAAAAGGACATTGAAAAACTAAGACAAGGAGTAGCAGAACAACTACAGagtaaaaatgaagaaattcaCCGCAAAAATCAGGAACTGGAAAGACTACGACAGAAAGTGGCCAATCTGGAACACACACAGAGCGAGAGTGAGAAACACTATAAAGAGATCATCCGAGACTTGGAAAAGAGTAACGAGAAGTTAGAACGAGAGTTGGCACAGTTACAGGCTCTGCTAGAGGAAACCCACCGATCAAAAATGCATTTTGAATCCAAGAGTCAAAAGCTTGAAACagatttgaaaaatttgagaAAGGACTTCAGCAAAAAAGTATCTGAGGTGGTCGCTAGTCAACGGTCTCAAACCACTCACCAGCTACCGGCCCAGCGGCAATATACG aattATACGTCGCGTATGGTGAAG gATTACAACGAGGAAGTAGAAAAATTACGACGGGAAGTGCAAAGATATCGAATGGAACTCAGCAACCGAGACAACAACTTCAACCGGATGTTTACCGACGGACAACAGCTGATGGTGGATCCACGAGCAGGGAAAATCGCCATCACTCAACAACAG AAGCGGCCAACAAGTTCCAGAGTTTCCTCAGCATCAGGGAGACTTCCGGCTCTTACCCAGGAACAGAAAACACGCCTCACCAAACTAATGAAGCCCCGTCCTCTTCCGAAAGAAATGCTTTATGGGAAATAA
- the LOC128177751 gene encoding protein FAM184A-like isoform X2, whose product MTMTSEKEKAKKTFDFRMSKKVAELTQVVHMLFTRNHEKEVEIEALKDAYEYEISLVQEDAIEQLKKSEEKRKELEKLLENERKVSRERVKSAIQQEASTKEEQWKEKVKLLEQQLTDEKNESQNLRDLLINAQKDIEKLRQGVAEQLQSKNEEIHRKNQELERLRQKVANLEHTQSESEKHYKEIIRDLEKSNEKLERELAQLQALLEETHRSKMHFESKSQKLETDLKNLRKDFSKKVSEVVASQRSQTTHQLPAQRQYTPTGTMTIKDYNEEVEKLRREVQRYRMELSNRDNNFNRMFTDGQQLMVDPRAGKIAITQQQVLAAGPTQSKSEPVLGNREKSFSYAFVQSLDESVSTEGSRVAKRPTSSRVSSASGRLPALTQEQKTRLTKLMKPRPLPKEMLYGK is encoded by the exons ATGACAATGACGTCGGAAAAGGAAAAGGCGAAAAAGACGTTCGACTTTCGAATGTCGAAAAAGGTGGCAGAATTGACTCAGGTAGTTCATATGTTGTTCACAAGAAACCACGAGAAAGAAGTGGAGATTGAAGCTCTTAAAGACGCGTATGAGTACGAAATATCACTAGTTCAAGAGGATGCAATTGAACAACTGAAGAAAAGTGAGGAAAAACGAAAAGAACTGGAAAAGTTGTTGGAAAATGAACGCAAAGTAAGTCGTGAGCGGGTAAAAAGTGCCATTCAACAGGAAGCATCTACCAAAGAGGAACAATGGAAAGAAAAAGTTAAACTTCTGGAGCAGCAATTAACAGACGAGAAAAACGAAAGCCAAAACCTGAgagatttattaataaatgctCAAAAGGACATTGAAAAACTAAGACAAGGAGTAGCAGAACAACTACAGagtaaaaatgaagaaattcaCCGCAAAAATCAGGAACTGGAAAGACTACGACAGAAAGTGGCCAATCTGGAACACACACAGAGCGAGAGTGAGAAACACTATAAAGAGATCATCCGAGACTTGGAAAAGAGTAACGAGAAGTTAGAACGAGAGTTGGCACAGTTACAGGCTCTGCTAGAGGAAACCCACCGATCAAAAATGCATTTTGAATCCAAGAGTCAAAAGCTTGAAACagatttgaaaaatttgagaAAGGACTTCAGCAAAAAAGTATCTGAGGTGGTCGCTAGTCAACGGTCTCAAACCACTCACCAGCTACCGGCCCAGCGGCAATATACG CCAACCGGAACAATGACGATAAAG gATTACAACGAGGAAGTAGAAAAATTACGACGGGAAGTGCAAAGATATCGAATGGAACTCAGCAACCGAGACAACAACTTCAACCGGATGTTTACCGACGGACAACAGCTGATGGTGGATCCACGAGCAGGGAAAATCGCCATCACTCAACAACAGGTGCTTGCTGCTGGCCCCACCCAATCTAAGTCGGAACCCGTCCTCGGAAACAGGGAGAAATCGTTCTCCTATGCGTTTGTACAATCTCTGGACGAATCCGTAAGCACCGAGGGTTCCCGAGTGGCG AAGCGGCCAACAAGTTCCAGAGTTTCCTCAGCATCAGGGAGACTTCCGGCTCTTACCCAGGAACAGAAAACACGCCTCACCAAACTAATGAAGCCCCGTCCTCTTCCGAAAGAAATGCTTTATGGGAAATAA